The proteins below are encoded in one region of Halocatena salina:
- a CDS encoding methytransferase partner Trm112, with amino-acid sequence MKETLMDILCCPLDKEALELEVTQKEPNQTETEIIDGELVCTECGTEYPINDGIPNLLPPDMRE; translated from the coding sequence ATGAAGGAGACGCTAATGGACATCCTGTGTTGTCCTCTTGACAAAGAAGCGCTCGAACTCGAGGTGACCCAAAAGGAACCGAACCAAACGGAGACGGAAATCATCGACGGAGAACTCGTCTGTACCGAATGTGGCACGGAGTATCCGATCAATGATGGAATCCCGAACTTGTTGCCGCCTGACATGAGAGAGTGA
- a CDS encoding TetR/AcrR family transcriptional regulator, with translation MSEDTTEELMGATYRALCKHGYASLRMQDIADESTKSKAALHYHYESKHDLLVAFLEHLYEQFEADIGADCGDDPATQLVTFVEDRLTPRGDGQKEFQTALLEIKAQAPYDEAYRERLTEFDQLIFDRLRSILQRGIDHGVVDDEIEPEDTAAFLVEHINGAQLRNVTVGASLETARHRLRTYLTEQVLVASEMEHSDE, from the coding sequence ATGTCTGAGGACACCACGGAGGAACTGATGGGAGCGACTTACCGGGCGTTGTGTAAGCACGGCTACGCGTCGCTCCGGATGCAAGATATCGCGGACGAATCGACCAAAAGCAAAGCAGCACTTCACTACCATTATGAGAGCAAACACGATCTTCTCGTCGCGTTCTTAGAGCATCTTTACGAGCAGTTCGAGGCAGACATCGGAGCCGACTGCGGTGACGATCCGGCAACACAACTCGTTACGTTCGTCGAGGATCGGCTCACTCCACGGGGGGACGGACAGAAGGAGTTCCAAACAGCGCTTCTCGAAATCAAAGCACAAGCGCCGTACGATGAGGCCTACCGCGAACGACTGACGGAATTCGATCAGCTCATTTTCGATCGACTCCGTTCAATACTCCAGAGAGGGATCGATCACGGTGTCGTCGACGACGAGATCGAACCGGAGGATACGGCCGCGTTTCTGGTCGAGCACATCAACGGTGCGCAACTCCGTAACGTTACCGTCGGTGCCTCGCTGGAAACGGCACGCCATCGGCTTCGGACGTATCTCACGGAGCAAGTTCTGGTAGCGTCCGAAATGGAGCACAGCGACGAATAA
- a CDS encoding DUF4097 family beta strand repeat-containing protein, whose amino-acid sequence MERRAFITGITAGVGMFGGCLSTLQVNDGNGIRTTRTERRSHDVGSKTRLRVHNPNGSVTVTGHEETTATIDIEIRGPTERSVEAVSVKTDRSDDQLAVVTGYDHTNAERADVSLTVNYPNEAPIERLRTTNGSIEVRDTAGDPELTSQSGNLSIENVDGTVALSTNNGSITARDIGGLRNATASNGSIEIDVPSITGDVAVRTDNGGIDAALGQDLNAAITATTSHTPIDLHGVTLAKDGPTTVSGTLGDGMHTLTFETNNGSIDLRQLSA is encoded by the coding sequence ATGGAGCGCAGAGCGTTCATCACTGGGATTACGGCTGGCGTAGGGATGTTCGGCGGATGTCTATCAACGTTGCAAGTCAACGACGGCAACGGGATTCGAACGACGCGGACGGAACGACGGAGCCATGATGTCGGTTCGAAAACGAGATTGCGGGTTCATAATCCCAACGGCTCAGTGACCGTAACAGGTCATGAGGAGACCACAGCGACGATCGACATCGAGATCCGTGGTCCGACAGAACGGTCGGTCGAGGCGGTGTCGGTGAAGACGGATCGTTCCGACGACCAACTCGCGGTGGTGACGGGATACGATCACACGAACGCCGAGCGGGCAGACGTGTCGTTGACAGTCAACTACCCGAACGAGGCACCGATCGAGCGACTCCGGACGACCAACGGTTCCATCGAGGTACGGGATACAGCCGGCGATCCTGAGCTTACGAGCCAAAGCGGAAACCTCTCGATCGAAAATGTCGATGGAACGGTCGCGCTCTCGACGAACAACGGTTCGATCACTGCACGCGACATCGGTGGGCTTAGAAACGCAACGGCGTCGAACGGATCGATCGAGATCGACGTCCCATCGATCACGGGCGACGTGGCCGTCCGTACGGACAATGGCGGGATCGACGCCGCGCTGGGACAGGACCTCAACGCAGCCATCACAGCGACCACTAGCCATACTCCCATCGACTTACACGGGGTGACGCTCGCCAAAGACGGCCCGACGACCGTTTCGGGCACGCTGGGAGATGGGATGCACACGCTCACCTTCGAGACGAACAACGGTTCGATCGATCTCCGACAGCTGTCGGCGTAA
- a CDS encoding proline dehydrogenase family protein, whose amino-acid sequence MIPPIASRFVAGETQAEALEHARQSREQGIYTICNVLGEHYHDRAAASEDVDRYRQLCRDIGRTDLKACISVKPTQIGLGIDESTFQDNLGTIVETARDMGVFVWIDMEDRTTTDATLDAFERFVTEYPEMGVCVQANLRRTEEDLHRLVDLPGTIRLVKGAYDEPEAVAYTDRSAVNEQYRTHLKYLFSETSAGAVAVGSHDPQMIDRAIELHDAYGTAFEIQMLMGVREDAQTELAEEYDVYQYVPYGEKWASYFFRRVIERRENLSFALRAILER is encoded by the coding sequence ATGATCCCACCTATTGCGAGTCGGTTTGTGGCTGGGGAAACTCAAGCGGAGGCGCTCGAACACGCGCGTCAGTCGCGTGAACAGGGGATATACACCATTTGTAACGTGCTTGGAGAGCATTATCACGATCGAGCGGCGGCCAGTGAGGATGTGGATCGCTACCGACAGCTGTGTCGGGATATCGGACGGACGGACCTCAAAGCGTGTATCTCCGTCAAGCCGACACAGATCGGGCTTGGGATCGATGAATCGACGTTTCAGGACAATCTCGGTACCATCGTGGAAACCGCCCGGGATATGGGAGTGTTCGTCTGGATCGATATGGAGGATCGGACGACGACGGACGCAACCCTGGACGCGTTCGAGCGGTTCGTCACAGAGTACCCCGAGATGGGCGTCTGCGTCCAAGCGAATCTCCGGCGCACCGAAGAGGATCTCCACCGCCTCGTCGATCTTCCTGGGACGATCAGACTTGTTAAGGGTGCTTACGACGAACCGGAAGCCGTCGCCTACACCGACCGATCGGCGGTGAACGAACAGTATCGTACCCACCTCAAATATCTGTTTTCAGAGACGAGCGCCGGGGCGGTCGCCGTCGGGAGTCACGATCCCCAGATGATCGACCGTGCTATCGAACTCCACGACGCCTACGGGACCGCATTTGAGATACAGATGCTTATGGGGGTCCGGGAGGATGCACAGACCGAACTCGCGGAGGAATACGACGTTTACCAGTACGTTCCATACGGCGAAAAATGGGCGTCCTATTTTTTCCGGCGTGTTATCGAACGCCGAGAAAACCTCTCGTTCGCGCTCCGAGCGATCCTAGAGCGGTAA
- a CDS encoding DUF7524 family protein, with translation MQGSLTVDVNPEGMHTLRVPEKFETQGAFDVVLRNHGESTHVYLNLDADLSEVANLDATNYYIEQGETLSLTIPVSSGVAVEGELTVATAYGSEKRFVPVSIEPTPPDHSSVNVDSTLSGSRRPRRTNGSGPAPSPSPPGAQPTIDEQTIRRALPAVVFGTIAIALAFSSVLVAGGLRIVLGMLAIFAGTIVIVQLSD, from the coding sequence GTGCAGGGTAGTCTCACCGTCGATGTCAATCCCGAAGGGATGCACACGCTCAGGGTTCCTGAGAAGTTCGAGACACAAGGAGCGTTCGATGTCGTCCTACGGAATCACGGTGAGTCGACCCACGTGTACCTCAATCTCGACGCGGACTTGTCAGAGGTGGCGAATCTCGACGCAACTAACTACTACATCGAACAGGGGGAAACGCTCTCGCTTACGATTCCGGTTTCATCGGGCGTAGCAGTTGAGGGTGAGTTGACTGTTGCGACTGCATACGGCAGCGAAAAGCGGTTCGTTCCGGTCTCCATCGAACCGACCCCACCAGATCATTCGTCAGTCAACGTCGATTCGACGCTGTCGGGATCGCGTCGTCCGCGCCGGACGAACGGATCGGGGCCGGCCCCCTCTCCGTCACCGCCCGGGGCACAACCGACCATCGACGAACAGACGATACGACGGGCGCTGCCAGCGGTGGTGTTCGGAACGATCGCTATCGCACTCGCCTTCTCCTCTGTCCTCGTTGCTGGCGGATTGCGGATCGTTCTCGGCATGTTGGCGATCTTCGCCGGGACGATCGTGATCGTGCAACTGTCCGATTGA
- a CDS encoding ABC transporter permease, giving the protein MTIIRRVRAETIAAFRAFVRRRTAVFFTFFFPVIIILIFGALVQTQPTGGGLFAQPPAYYVPGYLAVVVLFTPLSRVGSSVARHREGNRFEKLATTPLSRAEWLLAHTLVNVGIIGVASLIILGLVVTITGATITFSWLLVPFIVLGVALFCGFGAVLGSIADSQDGVIAASNTIALPLLFLSETFITPSLLPTWFQPALNLSPLSYFARGVRAATMGPVADAYGNLLVLAVLTLLFVAVGAVALPRTD; this is encoded by the coding sequence ATGACGATCATACGCCGCGTTCGCGCCGAGACGATAGCCGCGTTCCGAGCGTTCGTCCGCAGACGGACGGCTGTATTTTTCACGTTTTTCTTTCCCGTTATTATTATACTCATCTTCGGTGCGCTCGTTCAGACCCAACCGACCGGTGGCGGGCTGTTCGCACAACCGCCCGCGTACTACGTGCCCGGCTATCTCGCGGTCGTTGTGCTGTTCACGCCGCTTTCCCGGGTCGGGAGCTCAGTCGCGCGTCACCGCGAGGGCAACCGCTTCGAGAAACTTGCAACGACGCCACTCTCGCGTGCAGAGTGGTTGCTCGCCCATACCCTCGTCAACGTCGGAATCATCGGCGTCGCGAGCCTCATCATACTTGGGTTGGTGGTAACCATCACGGGAGCGACGATCACGTTTTCGTGGCTGCTCGTTCCGTTTATCGTCCTTGGAGTGGCGTTGTTCTGTGGTTTCGGAGCCGTGTTGGGTTCCATTGCCGATTCCCAAGACGGCGTCATCGCCGCGAGCAACACGATCGCACTCCCGTTGTTGTTCCTCTCAGAAACGTTCATCACGCCGTCACTGCTCCCGACGTGGTTCCAACCGGCGCTCAATCTCTCGCCGCTTTCATATTTTGCGCGTGGCGTGCGAGCCGCGACGATGGGACCGGTAGCAGACGCCTACGGCAATCTCCTCGTTCTCGCCGTGTTGACGCTGTTGTTCGTCGCAGTGGGAGCGGTCGCACTCCCACGAACCGATTGA
- a CDS encoding DUF420 domain-containing protein, with the protein MAATTRRRIVKDHPKAITGVLSLLGYALVLGAFGGFIPLFPSLSEETVLLFSDLIAVVNSFALVSLLTGWYFIRTDQVSRHRTAMLFAFALICVFLVLYLWKVGGGFEKSIQISDGQFLAAYGSIIRPLYLLMLAVHILLSVVAVPVVLYAVVLGLTHTPAELVDTAHARVGRIAVISWSVSLALGIVTYYMLNHVYGWVPREATEVLLLLAVPRLEMR; encoded by the coding sequence ATGGCCGCCACAACCCGTCGTCGAATCGTGAAAGACCACCCGAAAGCCATCACGGGTGTGCTCTCCTTGCTCGGATACGCGCTGGTGTTGGGTGCGTTCGGGGGGTTCATCCCGCTGTTTCCATCCCTTTCCGAAGAGACTGTCCTCCTCTTTTCGGATCTCATCGCAGTCGTGAACTCGTTCGCGCTGGTGTCGTTGCTCACAGGCTGGTATTTCATCCGGACCGATCAGGTGTCTCGACACCGCACTGCGATGTTGTTCGCGTTCGCGCTCATCTGTGTGTTTCTGGTGCTTTATCTGTGGAAAGTTGGCGGCGGGTTCGAAAAGAGTATTCAGATCAGCGACGGGCAGTTTCTCGCGGCGTACGGGTCGATCATCAGACCGCTGTATCTCCTCATGCTCGCTGTCCATATTCTTCTCTCGGTGGTGGCGGTCCCCGTGGTGCTGTACGCCGTCGTCTTGGGTCTCACGCACACGCCCGCTGAACTCGTCGACACCGCTCACGCCCGAGTCGGACGCATCGCCGTCATTTCGTGGTCGGTCAGTCTCGCGCTCGGGATCGTCACGTATTACATGTTGAACCACGTCTACGGGTGGGTGCCACGCGAGGCCACAGAAGTACTCCTGTTGTTGGCGGTGCCTCGTCTGGAAATGCGGTAA